From the Trypanosoma brucei brucei TREU927 chromosome 6, complete sequence genome, the window TCCTTTCACGCGGATGCTCAGTTAGCCATTATCCGAAGGAAAGAATTGATGACACTGCTCGTAGAATGGGCTGGTGAACTTAGCGTGGCGGGAACCCTTGCGTTATTGACGCTCCGTAACTTATGCTTCAATCCGTCGTTGAAGGCACAACTATGCCAAAACGATCGCATTCTTCAACTTTTCAAGCAGTTCGTCTGTATGCCAGTAGCTCCACAGCCTCTTCAAGCACTGCAACCGGACAATAACAGTAGTGAGTTTGATGCCCATCACACGGATATTGCTTCGCGGAGTCAGCAAAACTCTGGCACTGGAGGAACACGATTAGAACGgcacaaaaagggagggatCGTCTCaacgacaacagcaacggcGTCTTGTCAGGCAGATAATTTGTCTATCTTGAGGTGTAAAGAACTGGCAGTAACAGGTTATTGGGCTCTCATGTATGACAATCAGCGAGGTAAGTCTCATGTGCGCAACGTTCTTAGCCAAGCTCCTGCAGTAAAAATCAACAGCGTCGTGGCGGCGCTGGACCAGTTATGTGTGGAGCCGAGCGAGCGTGCCTGTGTTGAACATGTTATGGAGGCCGTTGGTAACATGAAGGCGTTAGGAAGGAGTGTATCATAGAAGCAAGTGTCGATGTCACCATGAGCGCATGTTCAAAATGGAGAAACACTCATTTAAGTTGGCACATCTGAAGATGTAATAAAGAACctgaatgaaaatgaaatttCATAGATGAAAAGATGAAATACGATATATATGTGACCATAGAATATGATTGTgtacattaaaaaaaaaaattaacccctctcaaaacacaaaaaaaaaacatagagATCCTGGGATAACTACGTGTGCTTTTCCCTTTGTCGTTTCACAGTGGTTTCCTCAAACTTTTTACCATCGTCCATACAAGTTGTCGCGTTCGGTGTCGTTTGTATTTATTGATGTATTTTTGCTCAACATTTTCGTTCCGGTGGTTCTTTGTGATGGGCTTGTGTGATGCTTCGCTAGTTTTGTTCACTTGTGCGATGGTGGACAGGGGTGGTGGAAAAGTTGCAATATTGTGTACCGGAACGCCTTCCCACTTTTTATGCAGGTTTGCGTTTGCTACTTcctagttttctttttgtcgcccccttttttcccccctttaccACAATTTAGTCAATGAGTATAGCGCGGTTGGAGCCATCTGTAAACGATGAGACCCAACGGGGAAATTTAGCacgagaggaggaggatgaggaagttCAACAGGAAGGATCGGAGCGGGAAGTCCCTTACAGTCACGTCTCCGACGGCACCGATAATGAGGATTATACGGGGGACGTGACAGGTGGTGAGGAGAGCGATTACGAAGAGGGATCTGAGGTGGAGCAAGAAAACCTTCTGTCATTCTCTGCATTCCCCTTGGAGGCTATTGGTGGTCAACACGTCATGGTTATAACGGCATTCCGCCGCTTTGTTGCTGTAGGCACTAGTCGTGGCGACGTGGTGCTGCTGGAAGCCACGAGTGGCGTAGTGTTTCGATTGCTTCACGCTCATACCAACCCTATTAGTGATATCACTTGTGACACCAGTGAAAAGTACATTGGTTCTTCAGATATGTCAGGGTTGGTCACCATACACAATCTTACTGGTGGTACGGAGTCCTACAGGAAGGATTTTGGTCGCTCGATCAAGTCGTTATCTATTCATCCCTTTTATGGTCGCAGGGACGAACggcctgctgttgtttctagTTCTGACGATGTTATGCTCATCACCAAAACTATGTTTCTTGGCCGAAATGTTTCGGTTATACACCAAAAGCACGGAAAGGTGTTTtgtgtgaagtggtgcggtGCCGACATTATTGCATGGGCAAGTGAGACTGGTGTTGTATTATACAGTTATTCAGGAAAGGAGGTACTGCAGTCTATTCCACGACCTGAAAATTCTTTACATCTTGAGTTGTATAATTGCTCGCTCATCTGGGAGCCTCCACGCACGCTTACATGTGGATGGGGTAACTGGATTCAGGAGGTTGTGTTGCGTGTAAGCGGTCGTGAGTCCGGATCCCGCAACCAAAGGGTTATTGTTCATCCCCCTGTTCTAACGGATACGCTGAGGGACCCATTTCGTGTTTGCGGTATGGCGGCTTTTGGTGCAGATCGGTACGCTGTACTCGCTGCGACAGTTGAACAGGAAGGTTGTGTGGGAGAATTGGGCGTGCGCATCGTGGACCGCGCAACATTCGATCCCGTTTACTGCGCAAGAATAGCTACAAGCCACAAGCACACTTTGCAGTTTTGTTTGGCTTTCACACAAGCTAGTTGTGAGAGTGCCTTTGAGGCACCAAAACTCACCATGAACAACACCCCTCAGCATGATCCCGCACTCCCAACAAAAGGGTCCATGTACTTTGTTGGATGCGGCGACGTTATCATTAGGGCAGCACCTGCCGACGAAGATGATCACGTTCAGTATCTTCTGGGTGTGGGTCAAGTTCCGGAGGCTTATGAGTACGCACAAAAATATGCTCTTACAAGGTACGATTTGAAGGGTATCGGTTGGCGGATGCTTCAACATCTTTTAGCGGTTGGAAAACATGAGGAAGCTGCTTTTCATCTCCCCCGCATAATTCAGTATGATTGTACCGAGTGGGAAACCTGGATAGTGAAGTTTGATCAGCGGGGGTTATCTCACTTGTTAGCAGATGTGGTTCCCACCAAGTTGCCCGGGAACGGCAGTCAGAGTGGTTGCGCTGGAGAGACAGGCAATCGTTCCGAAAGGATAGGAGAGGAATATTATGAACTTCTTCTTCAACGTTGTCTAGAGAAAGATGTGGCGCGATTCAGGAAGGCGGTGCGGCGCCTCTCCGGTCTTTACAAGTTGGAAGTTATCTGCCGCGCAGCAGAAGTACGATACAACGATTGGCGTTTGCAAGTGCATCGTGGTAGTAATGTTCCTGAAGAAGAGATGCGGGACCTTGGTGATGCTTATGGTATGCTTTTGAAACTTAATGGACAATACAACGAGGCATTGCGGGTTCTGTCGCGTGTTGCTCACAGTAATGAACTGTTTGAACTTGTCCAGGAAAGGCATCTCTTTAGTGAGGCATTGGAACTTCTTCCTGAGCTGTTTGCCACAAACGAAGGCAAGACTGTGGAGCTTTTGCTGACACCGGCCCCAATTAGCAGCAGCACCACCACTTCATCCAACGCCCCTGCAACTTTGACAGAGGACGAGAATGACATCGATGACCACTGCTTGGGTcctcctttgcttttcccccctGCGTCTGTGGTTCAGCGTCTAGAGTTTGCACACCGTGGATATTTGTGGTCATACCTGAAGGCACTGAAAATGCACGATAAGGCTGCATACAAGGAAATACTGAGGGTGTATGTTCAACTTGTAGCCACACTTTTCATCGAAAACGAACCTTCCGGCATGTTACAGTTCCTCCGTGAGAATTACTCCATGCTGCCCAAGTTAAAGGAGATATATGCACTTtgcaaaaaagagcaaatgcTTGACGAAATGGTTTTTCTATTGTTGCGAATGGgtaaggaagaggagggtcTTTACGTTATCGTACACGAAATGAAGAACATGAGAAAAGCGGTACAATTTGTTGCCGATGTACCTAACAAAGAGGACCAAACTAGTCTCTATAAGAAGTTAATACACATGGTGTTAGAGGCTAACGCCGGTTTTCCCAGCCGTAACGGTCAAAAATACATTGAACATGaaatgaaagcagatgaAACACTGTCGAGCATCGCAAGGAGGTATGGTGTTGACGAAAGTGATCTGCGCGCGGCAAACCCCGTTCTGGACGcagagggaggagggggtTGTAGTGGCAACGTATCTGATTTAGGTGATGTGGTTCCCCAACGCCGTACTTGCATTGTGCCTTTGGATTTGACGAAGGAACTTATCGAAGCTGTTGTCGATATGTCGGTCGCACATTTGGTAACACTAGACCCCTCACTCATTATCGAACTACTTCCTGATGAGGAACCAATGCCCCACGTAGGAAATTGTTTAGCCACTGTCGCGCGTAGCAAAGCCAACAGTGTGGCCCTCATGGAAGCTGTCGTGTGTGTGGCCACGAGTGACTTATTAACTTGCTTCGAGTCATTTTACAAGCGCGAGCTATCCTGTATTCGTGTAACTCACGATGGTGCAGTGTGTCCCCTTTGTCGACGCCCAACGTCAgagggtgttgttgtttttaggTGCTTACACGCTCATCATTTGCGATGTGTGGTGAATTACTTCTCTGGAGATAACACACTATTCGATTCATTGAGCAATGACGAAGTCGAACGAATCCTCAAAGACCCTGATGGATTCATCAACTCAACGCAGTGGTCTGGACCGataagttgttgtttttgtaacCAGTTGACCAGAGTGGCAGAATTAGTTGAGGTTGAAATGCAGAGCGCATAGGAGTGGGTGAAAGGTGTATAGTTTTGCTTCGCTATATAGGTGAAACATCAACGCATATCActtcttgttcctttttttttctgtttttaaaaGAATATTTACTCAACACAAACATTCaggttgtttcttttataCGTGTGTTTGCGCGAACAATGTATCATGGAGCACAAATATCTGTTACATTTGGGAAGCTTCCTACACCCGCTCTTTTGTGCTGTATTTCACCATTAACCCGGTGATGCGTCCCGGTAGACGCACTTTTAATATGTTTTTGTGTATGCATCATTTGTTGTGTGTTCTGTTGATGCTTTATTCCCTCTTCTGTCGGAGGGTTGtcatattttttactttcttccacACCATTTTTAATCGCGCAGTAATAGGACACACGATATAAGCATCGTAGCGCGCAGCCACATCCAATGCGACGTAGCGTTATTCGGCAGCGTAAGGAGTTTTTAGAGAGGAGACAGAATGAACATGTACACGCGGCGATATATACAAAGAAGGAGCAGTTCCGTGATGCCATTCAAAACGCCACCCCCCTTCCTGGTCATCTGCGCAAGGATGCTCTTGCCCTAAAGAAATTCTCTGAATTAGATGATGACCAAACAAAAGTACTGCAGACGACTGTTGACGACGAGTACGCCAAAGCTGGAGTGGAGGATCCGCATGTACTCGTAACAACATCACGTGAACCTTCCCAGAAACTGTTGGAGTTCGCTAAGGAAGTGCGTCTCATTATTCCCAATGCGGTGCGCTTAAACAGGGGTAACCTCAACATTCGGCAACTTATGGAGGCAGCAAGACGTGATCAGTACAGCGATGTAGTGGTTTTGCAGGAATCTCAGGGCGTCCCTGACAGTCTAACCATCTCTCATTTACCTCTAGGACCCACAGTAGTCTTCACAATACACAACCTTGTGACACGACATGACATTGAAGATGTCGGTACAATGTCAGAGCAGTATCCACACCTAATTTTCGAAAACTTCACAACGAAGTTGGGTTGTCGCATACGGGATGTGCTCAAGTACCTTTTTCCCGTACCCAAACCAGAGGCCACACGTGTGCTGACATTTGACAACCAGAATGACTTTATAAGTTTTCGTCACCATACCTTTAAGATGGTTAAGAAAAGCAACGTGCAGCTAACGGAAGTGGGCCCACGCATGGAATTGTCACCCTGCCGAATAATGTTGGGGACTCTCGAGATGGATGATGCAGAGACGGAATGGGTTCTGCAACCGTACATGAACACAGCGAAGAAGCGGAGACTGATGTAAGGGAGATGCGCGCCGAGATTAagcaatcctttttcttctccgtA encodes:
- a CDS encoding U3 small nuclear ribonucleoprotein (snRNP), putative (similar to GB:AAD14602.1: stage specific peptide 24 {Trypanosoma cruzi}; similar to U3 small nucleolar ribonucleoprotein protein IMP4. (Swiss-Prot:P53941) [Saccharomyces cerevisiae]); the encoded protein is MRRSVIRQRKEFLERRQNEHVHAAIYTKKEQFRDAIQNATPLPGHLRKDALALKKFSELDDDQTKVLQTTVDDEYAKAGVEDPHVLVTTSREPSQKLLEFAKEVRLIIPNAVRLNRGNLNIRQLMEAARRDQYSDVVVLQESQGVPDSLTISHLPLGPTVVFTIHNLVTRHDIEDVGTMSEQYPHLIFENFTTKLGCRIRDVLKYLFPVPKPEATRVLTFDNQNDFISFRHHTFKMVKKSNVQLTEVGPRMELSPCRIMLGTLEMDDAETEWVLQPYMNTAKKRRLM
- a CDS encoding vacuolar assembly protein vps41, putative, yielding MSIARLEPSVNDETQRGNLAREEEDEEVQQEGSEREVPYSHVSDGTDNEDYTGDVTGGEESDYEEGSEVEQENLLSFSAFPLEAIGGQHVMVITAFRRFVAVGTSRGDVVLLEATSGVVFRLLHAHTNPISDITCDTSEKYIGSSDMSGLVTIHNLTGGTESYRKDFGRSIKSLSIHPFYGRRDERPAVVSSSDDVMLITKTMFLGRNVSVIHQKHGKVFCVKWCGADIIAWASETGVVLYSYSGKEVLQSIPRPENSLHLELYNCSLIWEPPRTLTCGWGNWIQEVVLRVSGRESGSRNQRVIVHPPVLTDTLRDPFRVCGMAAFGADRYAVLAATVEQEGCVGELGVRIVDRATFDPVYCARIATSHKHTLQFCLAFTQASCESAFEAPKLTMNNTPQHDPALPTKGSMYFVGCGDVIIRAAPADEDDHVQYLLGVGQVPEAYEYAQKYALTRYDLKGIGWRMLQHLLAVGKHEEAAFHLPRIIQYDCTEWETWIVKFDQRGLSHLLADVVPTKLPGNGSQSGCAGETGNRSERIGEEYYELLLQRCLEKDVARFRKAVRRLSGLYKLEVICRAAEVRYNDWRLQVHRGSNVPEEEMRDLGDAYGMLLKLNGQYNEALRVLSRVAHSNELFELVQERHLFSEALELLPELFATNEGKTVELLLTPAPISSSTTTSSNAPATLTEDENDIDDHCLGPPLLFPPASVVQRLEFAHRGYLWSYLKALKMHDKAAYKEILRVYVQLVATLFIENEPSGMLQFLRENYSMLPKLKEIYALCKKEQMLDEMVFLLLRMGKEEEGLYVIVHEMKNMRKAVQFVADVPNKEDQTSLYKKLIHMVLEANAGFPSRNGQKYIEHEMKADETLSSIARRYGVDESDLRAANPVLDAEGGGGCSGNVSDLGDVVPQRRTCIVPLDLTKELIEAVVDMSVAHLVTLDPSLIIELLPDEEPMPHVGNCLATVARSKANSVALMEAVVCVATSDLLTCFESFYKRELSCIRVTHDGAVCPLCRRPTSEGVVVFRCLHAHHLRCVVNYFSGDNTLFDSLSNDEVERILKDPDGFINSTQWSGPISCCFCNQLTRVAELVEVEMQSA